Proteins from a single region of Xenopus laevis strain J_2021 chromosome 9_10S, Xenopus_laevis_v10.1, whole genome shotgun sequence:
- the epc2.S gene encoding enhancer of polycomb homolog 2 (The RefSeq protein has 2 substitutions compared to this genomic sequence), with product MSKLSFRARALDATKPLPIFRGNDMPDLNDCVSINRAVPQMPTGMEKEEESEHHLQRAISAQQVFREKKECMVIPVPEAESNVHYYSRLYKGEFKQPKQFIHITPFNLDYEQPDYDMDSEDETLLNRLNRKMEIKPLQFEIMIDRLEKASSNQLVSLQEAKLLLNEDDYLIKSVYDYWVRKRKNCRGPCLIPQVKQEKRDGSTNNDPYVAFRRRTEKMQTRKNRKNDEASYEKMLKLRREFSRAITILEMIKRREKTKRELLHLTLEVVEKRYNLGDFGGEILNEIKIPKADKEIYAIPPSLHNGNHHKVPECKVKNTHHLNVKDEVLEIVRLKKKYPKKPKADILVTPLPQANSEPLAVINRSDIKQYDFQSSDDDEFPQVPSPLSELEEENDPDGSYAFRRRAGCQYYAPHLDQMNDTPETTDLSGLARHRNRHCLTTLTVPRRCIGFARKRLGRGGRVIMDRLSTEHDSVLKQIDPEMLSGFSSSSHIAQPPSSPSRTNASDRHCENRLSLPEILSNIKSCRLQCFQPRLLHTQDSDREECTSRLGQAVNLKRVSSSLLNTSKNGITVTGGITEEQFQTHQQQLVQMQKQQLAQLQQKQQSQQSLQQSHPKAQGSGSSDCMSKTLDSASALFAASAVVNSPAPVRSEVNKDQNAGHSNLNGVVQPSGTAKTLYSTNMALSSSPGISTVQLVRTVGHPTTNHLIPTLCTSNPQTLTMGNSCLANTVHLNNVSVVSPVNVHLNTRTSAPSPTALKLATVAASMDRVPKVTPSSAMSSIARENHEPERLGLNGITDTTVAMEVT from the exons GAACATCACTTACAGCGAGCAATCTCAGCACAACAAGTTTTCAGAGAGAAGAAAGAGTGCATGGTCATTCCGGTTCCTGAGGCTGAGAGCAATGTACACTACTACAGTCGTCTGTACAAAGGGGAATTTAAACAGCCCAAGCAGTTCATTCACATCACAC CTTTTAATCTGGACTATGAGCAGCCGGATTATGATATGGACTCTGAAGACGAGACATTGCTTAACCGACTGAACCGGAAAATGGAAATCAAACCACTGCAATTTGAAATTATGATTGACAGGCTGGAAAAGGCAAGCTCCAATCAG CTTGTTAGTCTTCAGGAAGCTAAGCTGCTGCTAAATGAAGATGATTACTTAATCAAATCTGTATATGACTACTGGGTAAGAAAGCGGAAGAACTGCAGGGGGCCCTCCCTCATTCCTCAAGTCAAGCAAGAAAAAAGAGATGGTTCTACAAATAATGACCCATATGTTGCTTTTCGACGAAGAACAGAGAAAATGCAAACTCGAAAG AACCGAAAGAATGATGAAGCCTCTTATGAGAAAATGTTAAAGCTAAGAAGGGAGTTTAGCCGAGCCATAACCATTTTGGAAATGATCaaaaggagagaaaagacaaAACGGGAGTTGTTGCACTTAACGTTGGAAGTGGTGGAGAAAAG GTATAATTTGGGTGACTTTGGAGGTGAAATACTAAATGAAATAAAGATTCCAAAGGCTGACAAGGAGATTTATGCCATCCCACCATCTCTGCATAATGGAAACCATCACAAAGTACCAGAATGCAAAGTCAAG AACACTCACCACCTTAATGTGAAAGACGAAGTCTTAGAAATTGTACGGCTGAAAAAGAAGTATCCAAAGAAGCCAAAAGCAGACATTCTTGTAACCCCTCTACCCCAAGCCAACTCAGAGCCATTGGCAGTAATTAACAGGAGTGATATAAAACAATATGACTTCCAAAGCTCTGATGATGACGAATTCCCACAG GTACCCTCTCCATTGTCAGAGCTTGAGGAAGAGAATGACCCAGATGGATCGTATGCTTTCAGAAGGAGAGCTGGATGCCAGTATTATGCA CCTCATTTGGACCAAATGAATGATACGCCAGAAACCACAGACTTATCAGGATTAGCTAGGCATCGGAATAGGCATTGTCTCACAACCCTCACAGTCCCCAGGCGATGTATAGGATTTGCAAGGAAGCGATTAGGCAGAGGTGGAAG AGTTATAATGGACCGTTTATCGACAGAACACGACTCGGTTCTAAAGCAAATCGACCCTGAAATGTTGTCTGGCTTTTCAAGCTCTTCCCACATTGCACAGCCCCCCTCCTCACCTTCACGGACCAATGCTTCCGATAGACATTGTGAAAACAGACTTTCTCTTCCCGAGATCCTAAGCAATATTAAATCTTGTCGACTGCAGTGTTTTCAGCCAAGGCTACTACATACACAGGACAGCGATAGAGAAGAATGTACCTCAAGGCTAGGGCAAGCTGTGAACTTGAAAAGAGTCTCTTCCTCTTTATTAAACACCAGCAAGAACGGCATAACAG TGACAGGAGGCATCACAGAGGAACAATTCCAGACACACCAACAGCAGCTGGTTCAGATGCAAAAGCAACAGCTGGCGCAGCTCCAGCAAAAACAGCAGTCACAGCAATCCTTGCAGCAGAGCCACCCGAAAGCACAG GGCTGGGGCAGTTCCGACTGCATGTCCAAGACGCTTGACTCAGCAAGTgccctttttgcagcatctgctGTGGTCAATTCCCCAGCTCCAGTTCGCAGTGAAGTGAACAAGGATCAAAATGCCGGTCATAGCAACCTGAATGGTGTTGTACAACCTTCAG gGACTGCTAAAACACTGTACTCGACAAATATGGCTTTATCATCCAGCCCAGGGATTTCCACCGTTCAGCTTGTAAGGACAGTTGGCCATCCTACCACTAACCACTTAATTCCAACATTGTGCACAAGCAACCCTCAAACCCTTACTATGGGCAATTCTTGCCTAGCTAACACAGTCCACCTCAACAATGTCAGTGTTGTGTCCCCTGTCAATGTGCATCTCAACACAAGGACTTCTGCACCATCTCCAACAGCCTTAAAACTTGCCACCGTTGCTGCCAGCATGGACCGAGTGCCAAAGGTTACTCCTAGCAGTGCCATGAGCAGTATAGCAAG AGAAAACCACGAACCAGAAAGATTGGGTTTAAATGGAATTACAGACACCACAGTGGCTATGGAAGTAACATAA
- the epc2.S gene encoding enhancer of polycomb homolog 2 isoform X1 yields the protein MDSEDETLLNRLNRKMEIKPLQFEIMIDRLEKASSNQLVSLQEAKLLLNEDDYLIKSVYDYWVRKRKNCRGPSLIPQVKQEKRDGSTNNDPYVAFRRRTEKMQTRKNRKNDEASYEKMLKLRREFSRAITILEMIKRREKTKRELLHLTLEVVEKRYNLGDFGGEILNEIKIPKADKEIYAIPPSLHNGNHHKVPECKVKNTHHLNVKDEVLEIVRLKKKYPKKPKADILVTPLPQANSEPLAVINRSDIKQYDFQSSDDDEFPQVPSPLSELEEENDPDGSYAFRRRAGCQYYAPHLDQMNDTPETTDLSGLARHRNRHCLTTLTVPRRCIGFARKRLGRGGRVIMDRLSTEHDSVLKQIDPEMLSGFSSSSHIAQPPSSPSRTNASDRHCENRLSLPEILSNIKSCRLQCFQPRLLHTQDSDREECTSRLGQAVNLKRVSSSLLNTSKNGITVTGGITEEQFQTHQQQLVQMQKQQLAQLQQKQQSQQSLQQSHPKAQGWGSSDCMSKTLDSASALFAASAVVNSPAPVRSEVNKDQNAGHSNLNGVVQPSGTAKTLYSTNMALSSSPGISTVQLVRTVGHPTTNHLIPTLCTSNPQTLTMGNSCLANTVHLNNVSVVSPVNVHLNTRTSAPSPTALKLATVAASMDRVPKVTPSSAMSSIARENHEPERLGLNGITDTTVAMEVT from the exons ATGGACTCTGAAGACGAGACATTGCTTAACCGACTGAACCGGAAAATGGAAATCAAACCACTGCAATTTGAAATTATGATTGACAGGCTGGAAAAGGCAAGCTCCAATCAG CTTGTTAGTCTTCAGGAAGCTAAGCTGCTGCTAAATGAAGATGATTACTTAATCAAATCTGTATATGACTACTGGGTAAGAAAGCGGAAGAACTGCAGGGGGCCCTCCCTCATTCCTCAAGTCAAGCAAGAAAAAAGAGATGGTTCTACAAATAATGACCCATATGTTGCTTTTCGACGAAGAACAGAGAAAATGCAAACTCGAAAG AACCGAAAGAATGATGAAGCCTCTTATGAGAAAATGTTAAAGCTAAGAAGGGAGTTTAGCCGAGCCATAACCATTTTGGAAATGATCaaaaggagagaaaagacaaAACGGGAGTTGTTGCACTTAACGTTGGAAGTGGTGGAGAAAAG GTATAATTTGGGTGACTTTGGAGGTGAAATACTAAATGAAATAAAGATTCCAAAGGCTGACAAGGAGATTTATGCCATCCCACCATCTCTGCATAATGGAAACCATCACAAAGTACCAGAATGCAAAGTCAAG AACACTCACCACCTTAATGTGAAAGACGAAGTCTTAGAAATTGTACGGCTGAAAAAGAAGTATCCAAAGAAGCCAAAAGCAGACATTCTTGTAACCCCTCTACCCCAAGCCAACTCAGAGCCATTGGCAGTAATTAACAGGAGTGATATAAAACAATATGACTTCCAAAGCTCTGATGATGACGAATTCCCACAG GTACCCTCTCCATTGTCAGAGCTTGAGGAAGAGAATGACCCAGATGGATCGTATGCTTTCAGAAGGAGAGCTGGATGCCAGTATTATGCA CCTCATTTGGACCAAATGAATGATACGCCAGAAACCACAGACTTATCAGGATTAGCTAGGCATCGGAATAGGCATTGTCTCACAACCCTCACAGTCCCCAGGCGATGTATAGGATTTGCAAGGAAGCGATTAGGCAGAGGTGGAAG AGTTATAATGGACCGTTTATCGACAGAACACGACTCGGTTCTAAAGCAAATCGACCCTGAAATGTTGTCTGGCTTTTCAAGCTCTTCCCACATTGCACAGCCCCCCTCCTCACCTTCACGGACCAATGCTTCCGATAGACATTGTGAAAACAGACTTTCTCTTCCCGAGATCCTAAGCAATATTAAATCTTGTCGACTGCAGTGTTTTCAGCCAAGGCTACTACATACACAGGACAGCGATAGAGAAGAATGTACCTCAAGGCTAGGGCAAGCTGTGAACTTGAAAAGAGTCTCTTCCTCTTTATTAAACACCAGCAAGAACGGCATAACAG TGACAGGAGGCATCACAGAGGAACAATTCCAGACACACCAACAGCAGCTGGTTCAGATGCAAAAGCAACAGCTGGCGCAGCTCCAGCAAAAACAGCAGTCACAGCAATCCTTGCAGCAGAGCCACCCGAAAGCACAG GGCTGGGGCAGTTCCGACTGCATGTCCAAGACGCTTGACTCAGCAAGTgccctttttgcagcatctgctGTGGTCAATTCCCCAGCTCCAGTTCGCAGTGAAGTGAACAAGGATCAAAATGCCGGTCATAGCAACCTGAATGGTGTTGTACAACCTTCAG gGACTGCTAAAACACTGTACTCGACAAATATGGCTTTATCATCCAGCCCAGGGATTTCCACCGTTCAGCTTGTAAGGACAGTTGGCCATCCTACCACTAACCACTTAATTCCAACATTGTGCACAAGCAACCCTCAAACCCTTACTATGGGCAATTCTTGCCTAGCTAACACAGTCCACCTCAACAATGTCAGTGTTGTGTCCCCTGTCAATGTGCATCTCAACACAAGGACTTCTGCACCATCTCCAACAGCCTTAAAACTTGCCACCGTTGCTGCCAGCATGGACCGAGTGCCAAAGGTTACTCCTAGCAGTGCCATGAGCAGTATAGCAAG AGAAAACCACGAACCAGAAAGATTGGGTTTAAATGGAATTACAGACACCACAGTGGCTATGGAAGTAACATAA